A single region of the Podospora pseudopauciseta strain CBS 411.78 chromosome 1, whole genome shotgun sequence genome encodes:
- the TOK1 gene encoding Potassium channel (EggNog:ENOG503NU9C; COG:P), with amino-acid sequence MTSRYAQQTISSGSGCRNPNRCRRSDKASRTKKWWFASTAIPLIAATIGPFSNVLSIVSLVSPWRFTLPNNGLPFSDNHGSDDAAWGIPDPNWEIIPNIFSIIFGLLGHLFLLLNFTRRVRYIVALPLSIVFWLLSALILIVVEIAMAIYAPPVAPGEAYSQGFWHSVLASLMYVLSCAMLMVNMVGYFKGHYPQNFELDDDQRTLILQTMSFFFWLAGGAGVFCALEGFTYADSLYFSQVTILTVGFGDFAPKTDSGRGFLFAFQIIGVIFLGLVIGSLTRFAANISADKIIKRHRQHKRESTVGRTVTSEKELRERLGLPPVRPDSAAAEGGVAESASEYARRASITQLGRLEIVGRAVIFDEGKAQNAVGSGEEALRDRRKKRRQKLLLLEKEKDRFDVMRQIQEETKHWKQSWALGMALLVFFSFWTIGALVFMVTETRISQWRYFDSLYFCFVAILTIGYGDLAPKSNIGKPFFIVWSITAVPIVTVLVQQMSQTVVMAINRGTFTLADWTIMPKKGILKSFLARHSTLAKLLNRKQVDTEKGKRLERPMRDERHFSDIDPERSLGQQQDGSRVLEKEKYDDNELAKELSAAIKAVAHDLRSHPPKVYSYGEWERFTKLIRFTALSSLESDESVERDEQTEWDWIGEDSPLLADVTEAEWILDRLCESLGRWMRGQVQKHEQRKYWDEVFDVMEGRVGDRRKGEAATDTRRVGSRSYGHGRNEDWKGVKWEEPTGNMERPLTR; translated from the exons ATGACGAGCAGATATGCCCAACAAACCATCAGCTCCGGCTCCGGTTGCCGCAATCCGAACCGCTGCAGGAGGTCGGATAAAGCTTCGAGGACAAA AAAGTGGTGGTTTGCTTCGACGGCCATTCCACTCATCGCTGCAACCATTGGGCCGTTCTCCAACGTCTTGTCCATCGTGTCCTTGGTGAGTCCATGGAGATTCACATTGCCTAACAATGGCTTGCCATTCAGCGACAACCATGGCTCCGATGATGCCGCTTGGGGTATACCTGATCCAAATTG GGAAATCATTCCCAAcatcttctccatcatctttggcctcctcggccacTTGTTTCTGCTGTTAAACTTCACACGTCGAGTACGATACATAGTGGCGTTGCCTTTATCAATTGTATTCTGGCTCTTGTCGGCTCTCATC CTGATAGTCGTGGAAATTGCCATGGCAATCTATGCACCACCTGTGGCGCCTGGTGAAGCATATTCTCAGGGCTTCTGGCACTCCGTCCTGGCATCGCTCATGTACGTCCTCAGCTGTGCCATGCTGATGGTTAACATGGTTGGCTACTTTAAGGGACACTATCCACAAAATTTTGAGCTAGATGACGACCAAAGGACACTGATTCTCCAGACCATGAGCTTTTTCTTCTGGTTGGCAGGTGGTGCAGGGGTGTTTTGCGCGTTGGAAGGCTTTACTTATGCTGATTCCCTATATTTCTCTCAAGTG ACAATCCTCACTGTGGGGTTCGGAGACTTCGCACCCAAAACCGATTCGGGAAGGGGATTTCTGTTTGCATTCCAGATTATCGGTGTCATCTTCTTGGGTCTTGTCATTGGCAGCCTGACGCGCTTCGCAGCCAACATCAGCGCGGACAAGATCATCAAACGTCATCGGCAACACAAACGCGAGTCGACTGTCGGGAGAACAGTGACCAGTGAAAAGGAACTGAGAGAGCGGTTAGGCCTGCCGCCCGTGAGGCCGGATTCAGCAGCTGCCGAAGGAGGCGTGGCAGAGAGCGCCTCAGAATATGCCCGGCGGGCATCCATAACGCAGCTCGGGCGCCTGGAGATTGTGGGAAGAGCAGTTATATTTGACGAGGGCAAGGCCCAAAATGCGGTTGGcagcggagaagaagctctTCGCGACAGACGAAAGAAGCGGCGGCAGAAACTActgttgttggagaaggaaaaggacaGGTTTGATGTCATGAGGCAGATACAGGAGGAGACAAAACACTGGAAACA ATCATGGGCGCTTGGGATGGCACTGTTGGTATTTTTCTCCTTTTGGACAATTGGGGCTCTGGTTTTTATGGTGACTGAAACACGGATATCCCAATGGAGATACTTTGACAGCCTTTACTTTTGCTTTGTGGCAATCTTGACGATCGG GTATGGTGATCTCGCTCCCAAGTCCAACATTGGCAAGCCGTTCTTTATTGTCTGGTCCATCACCGCGGTTCCCATTGTCACAGTCCTGGTTCAGCAAATGAGTCAAACCGTTGTCATGGCTATCAACAGGGGTACCTTTACTCTGGCAGATTGGACCATCATGCCCAAGAAGGGAATCCTCAAAAGCTTTCTCGCTCGTCACTCTACCCTGGCCAAGTTATTAAACAGGAAACAGGTCGACACAGAAAAAGGCAAGCGTCTAGAGAGACCTATGCGTGACGAGCGGCATTTCAGCGACATAGACCCCGAGCGTTCTCTTGGTCAGCAGCAAGACGGGAGTCGGGTgctggaaaaggagaagtATGATGACAATGAGCTTGCCAAAGAGCTATCCGCTGCCATCAAGGCTGTTGCCCACGACCTGAGATCCCATCCGCCAAAGGTGTACTCATATGGCGAGTGGGAAAGATTCACGAAGCTGATACGATTCACCGCCTTGTCTTCTTTAGAAAGCGATGAGTcggtggagagggatgaACAAACAGAATGGGACTGGATTGGTGAAGATAGCCCTCTGCTCGCCGACGTTACTGAAGCAGAGTGGATTCTTGATAGGCTGTGTGAAAGTTTGGGACGATGGATGAGGGGACAGGTCCAGAAG CATGAGCAGAGAAAATACTGGGATGAGGTGTTTGATGTCATGGAAGGCAGGGTTGGGGATagaaggaaaggggaggCAGCGACAGACACGCGGCGAGTTGGAAGTAGGTCATATGGGCATGGCAGGAACGAAGATTGGAAAGGAGTGAAATGGGAGGAGCCAACAGGAAACATGGAAAGACCACTGACCAGATAA
- the CDC53 gene encoding ubiquitin ligase (cullin) of SCF (COG:O; EggNog:ENOG503NVFD): protein MPPPAFSGASHTRDDVDSTWLTLRTGIDGIMTNLHSGLNLAQYMKLYTTVHNFCTSQKAVSFNAGSLGAHRGAHLLGEDLYKLLNEYLAQHLTGLVEESKSHTEEALLAFYIREWNRYTNAAKYIHHIFGYLNRHWVKREMDEGKKSVYDVYTLHLVKWRDVLFHQVVHKVMDSVLKLVEKHRNGETIEYNQIKLVVDSFISLGLDENDSHKPTLNVYRFHFEKPFLEATKVFYTNESKQFLAENSVVEFMKKAEARLEEEENRVQLYLIGDIIIQLKKACNQVLIEDHSNLLRDEFQVLLDNDREEDMARMYSLLSRIAGGLDPLRAKFENHVRKAGLAAVAKVASDADKLEPKVYVDALLEIHTQYQGLVKRAFNDEAEFTRSLDNACREFVNRNEVCKSGSNKSPELLAKYTDILLRKSSTGVEDGALEETLTQIMTVFKYIEDKDVFQKFYSRMLARRLVHSNSSSDDAETSMISKLKEACGFEYTSKLQRMFQDMQISKDLNTGFKGHVQASIEGKNLDSTYSVLGTGFWPLTAPGTNFNPPEEIAQDCERFTRFYKHKHDGRKLTWLWQLCKGDIKANYVRNAKMPYTFSVSVYQMAILLLFNEKLQNTYEEIAQTTQLNSESLDPALLVCLKAKVLTCDSGAKVGPGNTYSLNLDFKNKKYRVNLNVGMKSETKQEEAETNKTIEEDRKLLLQSAIVRIMKARKKMKHQQLVSETINQIRSRFVPKVADIKKCIEILLDKEYLERLEDDELGYLA from the exons ATGCCTCCACCAGCGTTTTCGGGTGCCTCCCACACCCGTGATGATGTCGACAGCAC ATGGCTCACCCTACGAACGGGCATCGATGGCATCATGACAAACCTCCACAGCGGCCTGAACCTCGC GCAGTACATGAAACTCTACAC AACGGTTCACAATTTTTGCACGAGCCAGAAGGCTGTCAGCTTCAACGCTGGTTCGCTTGGAGCTCATAGAGGTG CACACTTACTGGGAGAGGACCTGTACAAGCTGCTCAATGAGTATTTGGCACAGCATCTGACGGGTCTTGTGGAGGAATCGAAGAGTCACACTGAAGAGGCTCTTCTAGCCTTCTACATTCGGGAGTGGAATCGTTACACCAACGCCGCAAAGTACATTCACCATATCTTCGGGTACCTGAACCGCCACTGGGTAAAGCGGGAGATGGACGAGGGCAAGAAGTCGGTGTACGATGTCTacaccctccacctcgtcaAATGGCGCGATGTCCTCTTTCACCAAGTTGTCCACAAAGTCATGGACTCGGTCCTTAAACTGGTGGAGAAGCACCGCAACGGCGAAACCATTGAATACAACCAGATCAAACTGGTTGTCGactccttcatctccctgGGACTCGACGAGAACGACTCCCACAAGCCCACGCTCAACGTCTATCGCTTCCATTTCGAGAAGCCATTCCTTGAGGCGACCAAAGTATTTTACACGAACGAGAGCAAGCAGTTCCTTGCCGAGAACAGCGTTGTTGAGTTCATGAAGAAAGCCGAGGCAcgtctggaggaggaggaaaaccGAGTGCAGCTATACTTGATCGGGGACATAATTatccagctcaagaaggcTTGTAACCAGGTGCTCATTGAGGACCACAGCAACCTGCTCCGCGACGAGTTTCAGGTTCTCCTTGATAATGACAGGGAGGAAGACATGGCGCGCATGTACAGTTTGCTTTCGCGCATTGCTGGTGGCCTCGACCCCTTGCGGGCCAAATTCGAAAATCACGTTCGCAAGGCCGGATTGGCTGCTGTCGCCAAGGTGGCCTCCGATGCCGACAAGTTGGAGCCCAAGGTCTATGTGGATGCGCTACTTGAGATTCACACGCAGTATCAAGGCTTGGTCAAGCGCGCGTTCAACGATGAGGCCGAGTTTACAAGATCCCTCGATAACGCGTGCAGGGAATTCGTCAACCGCAATGAAGTCTGCAAGTCTGGATCCAACAAGTCGCCAGAGCTCCTGGCCAAGTATACCGATATCCTTTTGCGCAAGAGCAGCACTGGTGTGGAAGATGGTGCCCTGGAGGAGACTTTGACGCAGATCATGACTGTGTTCAAATACATTGAGGACAAAGATGTCTTTCAAAAGTTCTACTCTCGCATGTTGGCTCGCCGGTTGGTTCACAGCAACTCGTCGTCCGATGACGCCGAGACTAGCATGAtcagcaagctcaaggaggcgTGCGGATTCGAGTACACCAGCAAGCTGCAACGCATGTTCCAGGATATGCAAATCTCCAAAGATCTGAATACTGGCTTCAAGGGGCACGTACAGGCCAGCATCGAGGGCAAGAACTTGGACTCTACCTACTCGGTACTGGGCACAGGTTTCTGGCCCCTGACTGCCCCGGGGACAAACTTCAACCCACCGGAGGAAATTGCGCAAGATTGCGAGCGCTTCACACGTTTCTATAAGCACAAGCACGATGGCCGGAAGCTCACCTGGCTGTGGCAGCTTTGCAAGGGAGACATCAAGGCGAACTATGTTCGAAACGCCAAGATGCCATACACATTTTCAGTATCTGTGTATCAGATGGCCATCTTGCTTCTGTTCAACGAAAAGCTTCAAAACACGTATGAGGAAATTGCGCAAACAACTCAGCTCAACAGCGAATCTCTGGATCCAGCGCTCCTGGTCTGCCTCAAAGCCAAGGTCCTGACCTGTGATTCTGGTGCCAAGGTGGGCCCTGGCAATACGTATTCTCTGAACCTCGacttcaagaacaagaagtACAGGGTCAATCTGAACGTTGGCATGAAGAGCGAGAcgaagcaggaggaggcagagacGAACAAGACGATTGAAGAAGACAGGAAACTGTTGCTTCAG TCTGCCATTGTCCGCATCATGAAGGCCCGCAAGAAGATGAAGCACCAGCAGCTCGTTTCCGAAACCATTAACCAAATCCGGTCCCGTTTTGTGCCCAAGGTTGCCGATATCAAGAAGTGTATCGAGATTTTGCTCGACAAGGAGTACCTCGAGCGCTTGGAGGACGATGAGCTCGGTTATCTGGCGTAA
- a CDS encoding hypothetical protein (COG:S; EggNog:ENOG503NYVU) gives MASASLPRSSSNVSEPRASLRSRSSVAASNTTRHHTPRSLPPWIDSYEARYGSPTEDQLRALDCPPPRAAHSHHNHSPSQPQRRISKDGYVYDFGGVLPTDEAPRTSRARLRKFILRKDAAERGRKWDHLRSAEPVIVPRYSRATPTSPWRSYLQSSRYGHLPGEHAQIVDPEVLKELQPSFDNPIEPPRLLDSAGNRSARNKLLYKRAWRVILQHPLVPLAFRLTVLLTSIVALALSAKIFQIENGETETNTSERTQSIVAIVVDTVAVPYIGYMTWDEYTGKPLGLRPATQKISLVLMDLFFIIFKSASTTLAFEALVFHNSLDRQVSQYSQALAAFQTVGLISWSFTFTVNVFRLVQKLGGGEDERR, from the exons ATGGCATCTGCGAGCCTCCCGCGCTCCAGTTCCAATGTTTCTGAACCTCGCGCTTCCCTCAGGTCGCGAAGCAGCGTTGCCGCTTCCAACACCACTCGACACCATACACCACGATCCCTGCCAC CATGGATAGACTCCTACGAAGCACGGTACGGGTCGCCGACCGAAGACCAGCTCCGCGCACTTGactgcccccctccccgggCCGCGCACTCTCACCACAATCATTcccccagccagccccaACGACGGATCTCCAAAGATGGCTACGTGTACGATTTTGGAGGCGTGTTACCTACCGATGAGGCACCGAGGACCTCGCGAGCAAGGTTACGAAAATTCATTTTGCGCAAAGATGCTGCGGAGCGAGGGAGGAAATGGGACCACTTGCGCTCAGCCGAGCCTGTGATTGTGCCTCGATATAGCCGGGcaacacccacctcaccATGGCGAAGCTATCTGCAGTCATCTCGATACGGCCATCTTCCAGGGGAACATGCTCAGATCGTTGACCCCGAGGTGCTTAAAGAGCTCCAGCCCAGCTTCGATAACCCCATTGAGCCGCCACGACTTCTCGACTCAGCCGGAAACCGGTCCGCAAGGAACAAACTGCTCTACAAGAGAGCTTGGCGGGTCATCTTACAACACCCATTGGTGCCTTTGGCTTTCCGCCTTACGGTTCTCCTCACCTCCATAGTGGCTCTCGCCCTCTCAGCCAAGATCTTCCAAATAGAAAACGGCGAGACGGAAACAAACACTTCGGAACGGACACAGTCCATTGTCGCTATCGTGGTAGATACGGTAGCGGTCCCCTATATCGGCTACATGACATGGGATGAATACACTGGCAAGCCCTTGGGACTGCGGCCAGCCACACAGAAGATTTCGCTTGTCCTGATGGACTTGTTTTTCATTATATTCAAATCCGCAAGCACAACACTGGCCTTCGAGGCCCTCGTCTTTCACAACTCCTTGGACCGTCAGGTGAGCCAATACAGTCAAGCGTTGGCTGCGTTTCAGACCGTCGGTTTGATATCATGGAGCTTCACTTTCACCGTGAACGTATTCCGCCTCGTACAAAAGCTGGGAGGGGGCGAAGACGAACGTAGATAG